From Lucilia cuprina isolate Lc7/37 chromosome 4, ASM2204524v1, whole genome shotgun sequence:
ACTTTTATCCTTGTAACGGATAGACTACAGCTATTGGTTAAAACAATATATCAGATTAAGACCTCGAATATAAGCAACATGTTTAtcgatcggtggaaaccgcttttAATGCAGTTGTCCACTATATATGTGAATACATCGACTGCAAACTGTATACAATGACGGTCATGTATTGACATCGAAGGAATACTGAATAAATGGATCTACTACATGCTAAGGAAGAGATGAATAAGCTATGGGAAAAGAGTGGTATACATCAATGTGAcatagcctcctaaggaccaTAAACGAGAAACGACTTAGACCTGTGTAAATTACTTGTGTGATACAGAAGTCGCTATGCTTTAGTGAGGAAGAAGACTGACAGAAGACGAAGCTTAGCAGAAGTGGATTTAGTTTCTTCCCTCTTGGCGTTTCATGAGCAACTTTTAGGAAATTTACCAGAATGGAATAAAATTCGTGTATAGATAGTTCACAAACACTTTGGTTCTGGTTAAATATATATGTTGAGATTCGCTAGAATCAGTACCTAACTGTTATCTGGCAAGTTACAATTACTAGtgaatactttattttataactaaaataataaatgttaggATATTcctaaaattataagaaataaacGGGGTTTTACTGTCCTTAGAAGACATTGAGGATACCTTCTTTGCTCAAAAAAGTATGATTGTAACCGAAGACTGAATTATAAAGAGATTaaggtataaatatatatacaggcAGGGGAAACTGCCTACGCTTTGACTTTCAGTATCCGCTGCAGCGTTCGTAAAAGATCTATAAAGTAAGAAGATCCATCAAGGGGCAGATCAACTCTGTCGATTTCTTCAATTACGCTGAAATCGCCAACAGTTTAAATACCAATTGGCATTCATATTTAACTTATCTTCATATGGTACAATAGTAAATCGATATTAAAATAGTCATGTgccaattattttctaaatttgaagGGTTAATCCAAAGATTAAATAGGCTTGCACTGACCCTTTATCATTCACATGCCTTGAAATCTTTGCAaatcttttactaatacttttacACTTTAACTAATCGCAACATCTTCTGCACCTACTTGATAACTATATAACTGAAGTATAAAAAAGTCCTAATAGTGATAGACAAATCATAGTTATAGATCTATAAAAACAACAGTTTCCTCTTCCATGGCACTCATTCTGAGCCCCGCAATTTTCGTCAATTGTagaaaaacattgaaatttCATTAATGGGATATAAAGTTAAACTAAATGCTTAACTTAAACATTACTTTTTTATTCCCCTACTCTTTAGGATAATCGTGTTTTGGCCGAATTAGAGAATCCTAGAACATCAGCTGGTCACTCATCCATGCCCACAAGTTCCATATTGAATACAACAAATAGCGAATTTAAAACCATATCAAAAACAGGTAATTGAAGTGCAACAATTGTAATGGattgtgtataaaaataattcaatgtcTTTTGCAGAACTTGAAGAAGAACTGAATCGTTATAAGCGTGCCGTGCTTGGTGGCAGTAGTGGGATGTCGGGTACAGTGGGCAGTAGTGCCTACACCGGTTACTCGTCCGCTTTAACCTCCACTCTATCCAATGGTGGCGGAGGTGTTAGTGGTACCGGTACTACCGGTGTGGTTTCAAGTCATTCGGGTACCACGTCATCCGGACATGGTCCCGGTTTAACATCCATATCGGCCTTGGTGCCAAATTCAATCGGTGGCATTTCCTCAAGTCTCAGTAGTCATGCTATAACGGCTGCCTCAGCATACGGAGCGGCCGGAAGTGGTGCTGGCACATCGGCCGTTGATAAGCTGTTGAGTGGAACAAGTGGAATCACTGGCATTCCACCATTGCCGGTAAATATTCATACGATGAAGTCTATGCCATCAGCATTAAGTCAGGTAAACTAAACAAATTCTTAAACATtccaacaaaatacaaaaattcgtagaCATTCAAATCGTACAGACATTTTGAAACTGGTTTCAAATTGCCAGTTACTTTAACATTCCACCCGTTAAATGATCATTTAGGATTTATGTATAACTAATCATAGCTAATAAcattattaacatttaacataCTAACAGCTAATTAATATTCGCTACTAACATTTTATTGTTCTCGTGCAGATTTAAATAGTTTCAACGTTCCATGAATTTCATtcgtaaattaaagaaaaaacattttgattttcAGACTTGTATTTGGAATTTGAAACaaggtttttgttaaaaaaatgtttgctacaattattttatttttttttaataattttttatctaaattttttttattatttatgttttggcTTTTTTGCACGTTTATGtttcctttttgattttttattatgtttcgacatttttacaataaagatttacctcaataaaatttttaattgcacttttcttaacaattttgaGATGACTATGGTTTTGAAATAAGTAGTTGGCATCGGtctcaaaatatttaatatggaTCTTATGTCGAGGAAAGACCAATAATGACGGATGAAAATGATCCAGATCCATTCATTACATTCATCTGAATTCCACTTTTGTAAAGTTATGAACGTAACCTCAGACTTATTCATTATAAAGAGACTTCTCGTTCTATTCTTGTTGGAGTCACTGCATAAGGCCAAGGAAGATCAAGGAAAGCCCGATAATGTCAGATTAAAATGTTGTGCAGTTGAAGGGATCTTTTTGTAAAGGAATCACTTTTGTGAAGCAATGCCTGTAATCTCAAACTTATTCATTCTAGAAAGTCTTTTCGTCCTTTTCTCATTGAGTGATTCACTGCCCTCTCAGCACGTTCTGCACTTGTCGGATTCAATCTCTTAACTTTGGTGATATTGTGTTCATTTTCGCAAACTTATATATTCTAGAGAGACTACTCGTTCAGCTCTCGTTGGGGTCACCGCACAAAGCCCATGTTATATTACAGCTCTCTTTGCGACGAACATTATTATCATGTTAGCTGCCAAATACATTCTTTCTTTCCGTTCAATTTATTCCCGAGAAGCCTGGTACCTATATGATGTAGTGCTTACCACTTCAACAATCTTCGGCTATGTTGGCAATCACATTTATTTCACACATTCCATTATAATTCGGACTCTCAATGCTTATATTGGGTTTGctttaatattgtattttacATCGATACATCTTATAGTTCACGACATAAATCCAAAGTTTTTTATCCTTTTTAACATAATGATCTAAATACgtgaaaatttttgtacatgtcGGACACCGGTATATGAACATTGGATGATTACTTCAGCTATGTAAGCTTTGACAATTATGCTTCGTGTAAAGTaatcggtagaccgaagtaTGATTCTGACAAATAAACCAAAGACAAGTTCTTCATTACATTAGATACACTGCTTCTGGTATTAACAGAGTAATTCCTGAAAATACCCTAAGAATGAAGGGAACAAACATCAGCTTTAAACCCTATTCACATTTTTTATTCGACATATCCCCTCGAGTAGACAGATGTGGAAAGGTCTGTATCATCTTGCTTAATCCTTTGTCTTATTAATCTAATATCAACTCATTCTCAACATTTAGTACAAATCCTGAGCCTTTGAATTGATTTATTCCTTCATAAGTAGCTAAATTCTCTTCTCACGATTTGGGTTTAACCGTATACCCCGAAGGGACTTCTCCAATAAACCGCACAAGACAAAGTCCAAAACTCTGCCTTGTGGACCACACATTTCCCTTGGTACCGCATAATTTTGTCTTGCTGGTTAGTTCACGAGTCAAATGATTTCCCCAGTTTATAATTCCGAAAGACTAGAGCTACTGTTTCACCTCATTTCCCCGCAAGGTTAGTTCAGCTTTCCCGGGAAACAGTTTAGCATATTTAATGTTTTCGACGACATTCTGCATCATACATACATGTTTCGGTTGGAAGATTGCTTTTTCTTCCAAGTTTACCATAAATATAAGTTACACTTATATGAAGTTCGCGAGTTATGGTGTGGCAAAATCAGCCTATTTCGTACCAATATTACGTCCATAActttaagtatatacatatattctttgCTACAAACGTCCAATTTTTCCAGctgatattatattaaaatctctTAAACTATTTTTTCGTTTATACTTATTGTTAATAAGCGATATGTTTTCATTTCGcttaatatttggttatttaaaatttttttactattttaatgttcaaaaattatttttattatttttttactattgtttttttcttaattaataacattaaaattgtaatttacttaATGTTTCCTGAGTGTAATTTCGCTTTGAGTGTTTTTCCctgtgcaatttttttttcaaataaaatctttatcTTTAATGTTGATCTGTTTGCATGTTGACAAAATGTTGAAATTGCATTTGGTGAATGTTTTCAACAACTgctttatttaagtaatttaaagcaaatgtatatgaattaaaaatattttaacattttctcgaTTTAGTTTTAAAGCAAAACCATTAATAATGACATTTTgaaaaactgtattttaaaattcctagtaaatttgtttttagaatAGCATAAAAAATACGTATTTAAGATACTTGTTTCTAGTACTAGTAAAGTTTTTTATGCAGtaagcttaccacgtttgttaacgATTAGACAACAAATGTGTATATAATTTAGAATTCGACAACGAGTGTTGTCGTTcgtatgtgtatatattttgacAACGGATGCTTTTGaagaattataaacactttggtatcaatttggtaccagtCGTGTGTATTTCTTTTTCTATCTGTGTAGTTGCTGTTTGGCTAacgaaaaatatgtaaacatcTGTCtgctttctttttattaaataccatTTTACATTCCAAATTTTATCACGGATTTTGATCTGGAACAAGTGTTGGGATCTGGTAGACGATTAAAAATTCGTATTTCTAATCGTAATTTCCGACAGCTACTGTTTCTGAAATATGATCGGGTAATTCGATGTTTGTGAATAGCCCTCCAATAAGTCCATAAAACCTGACGACATGAACTTTGGTAAATTAGCTTAGGAAGCTTTAAATGGCGCCACATATCTTGCACTTAATTGTAATGTGttcagtttaaaatttatttaaatcactCAACTAAAAAAGTGTGACCAttatatttcaatgttttttttttctcgacTCAAAAGTTAGAGAACACGGGCACATAATTCCAGACATCTTCGGTATTATTAAATTCTACTTTGTCTATGTAATAAACTGCTATTAATGCTTCATGGGTTAATGCCCTTATGAAGCTACAATATGTGATTACTTATGATAAAGTCCAAAAATTCCATCCTGTGCTATATTGCCTTGACAAATATctaagaatttttgtatttgtgtgaATAGACAAACCTTCTTTCCTCGATGAGTTGATAGTTAACCCTCTTGGTAGAGCCGAAATGAAACCAGAACTCCAGGCATCATCGGTATTAAATACAAGATCCTTATTGGTTAATGCCCTATAATGCGTGGTATATCTGTAAAAATGTCCTTATCTAGTTCATTTATGATTTTGCTCAAGCTTTGTTTAATATTCTACTTATCATCGACATACAAAAGTTCTGAGTAGAAATCTGGCTAATTTGGAGAAAAGACTtgtctttttatgttttgtatattaatttcCGTAATCTACCTATTTACTTGTTtactttgacttttcgactaatTCTTCTATGACAGCTGTAAAgttaacaaagaaaattatCTGTAACATAGTGTTTATCCTTGGCGGATTTCCACTCATGTTGGGGACAAACGTTTTTGAGTTGGATTCCTTCTTCTATCTTTTTTGACGTTGAGATATATCTATCACTAAACGATTCTGTTAATCGTagattcattataaatttttatcgcTTTCGTCAAATCCCGACGTATGTTAAgcattatttatatacatttatttgctAGACTGATATCTGTAAATAGAACATCCATTAGGTTGGTCCAAAAATAGAAGTTTGCTGATGTTCCCgtcgaaaatgaaaatttagtttattcaccatttaaatataaagatcTCACTTTCAATGACTTAGTACAAATTAGAATTGATATAATTAAGCTTCTATAAAGACTAACATGGTCTGTTTTGGAGGTTAATgaattctcaccagttaggtccttgacaatcagTTTCGTCTATATGTTCATATTTGGTTTTATCTATGTGTTATCAAACACAatgaattgtttaaaagttattcAAAAAATCGCTCAAATAAACATTCCAGAAAGagtagaaaattattattgatcCAATACGACAGATATTATTGAAAGAAGGCTTTTGCTGGATATGGTATTCCTAAGATACTTGATTactgttttttactttaaaagctttttgcatgttaaaattttacttttaaacaaacttaaaatcaaaatcattttatttagtttccGTTTTGAAAATGTGTGTTTGATTGATTAATATTCCCAGAAAAAAAAGATCTCATCATCTCGTTCAAAAATCATGAGCTTTGTATTGTGTCATTAAGTAAAGCTAAACTGTCATCTGCTTCTCTAAAACtgaaatgtcaaacaaaaataacaaaaacaacaacataataataactaaaagtaatagtaaacatttatgtatataatttacatAAGTTGTCAtcagtttttgttgttactgtataacaaacaaactatTTCGTTACTAATTCATtattaattatgtaaaaaaaagatttaacaaaaagcaataatgtataaaaaacttaaaaaagaatttcaatttgatttctcttttttccatttgttttttATCTATATGTGCTGTCATTTTGTTCTCTCTTTTTACTCTTTAtatatctctctctctctccctctaCTCTCTATCTAACTGtaactttatttacaaaacaacgCGTATGAATGATGATGGGGtggaataaatataataaataatttcactcgttttctttaaaattgaaacTACTTATTTCAACCATCTTAAATAAACTGTTTaattttgacaaatattaaaaaaccaaCGACaacttatttatattaattaaattaaaaaaacaatacaattaaactattaaaattgttttttgtccaATATTATCTTTCTCTCACGTTCtctaaatgtatatatttttatactcttatattcaataataatctatatgtgtgtgtgcgtgtatATTTgtctatattattaaaaataataataacaataataataatataaattataataatctctaccgaaacaaaaataataacaaaacaaaaaaactaccattaacttgtgtgtgtatgtgtctgTATGCGTGTctactaaatatttaacaacaaacacaacataaatttaatataaacaaaaaaaaaaacaattgcaaaaaacaaaaactataaacttaatcaattaaaatactatttgaataacaaaaaaacaaaaactactacaaccctacaacaattttatataattcccaaaaatgtgtaaaaaatcattattaactgcctaaaaatatactatactttttactatataaaattataatttttaaaccacTCAATAtgttgatgttgatgatgaataataatattaataatagcgTGGCACAATACAACTATACAATTTACAGAGCACAACTATGCCTATACTCTCGCTGAACTCGCATAATATACCAACTGGCACCAGCAGCTATTCAGCCCTCGGTTTAAGTGGCACGGGCGCCGGTGCTGGTGTACCTCCATTGGGTGCTTCGCTGACCCATCCCACCTTAGGCCTGGACACCGGCACACTGTTGGGTACAACGGGGTTATCTGGTCTGGGTACCGGCTTAGCTGGTACTGCCTCACTTTACGGTTTGGGTTCCGGTGTTGGTGGCATTGGCGCTGGTTTGCCAAGCACCTTTGGTCCTCCTCCTCCCTCATATCTGGATATCGGTTCAACCGCCTCGTATCCTTTCACCTCGGCCGCCATACGTAATGCCACGAAAATGAAAATGCTAGATGAGATCGATATACCGTTGGCGCGCTATGGCAATCGCAGTTCACCTTGCTCACCGATTCCACCCAGTACTTGGGGACTTGATGAATTTCCCGATAGCATGAGCGCCTCAATGATGCATAGTCGTGGCGGTTTAGCTTTAGGACCTATGGACATGGAATGTAAGTACTGTAAGTTGTATTgggatttaaacaaaaatactcgAAATAAATTGTGAATTTGGCTAGTAGTGGAATGTAGAATGCCCTCCTTGTATGAATAACTCGCTTTTCCTACAAATACCCGCTTGTAAACTTTAATGGCTTTTTATTCTTTAGCTCGCAATCACAATTTAAATGGCGTCAGCGAACCACAAGTTGATATGTTGGACATACCAGGCAAGGGACGTTGTTGCGTATTCATAGCCCGTTTTCCATATGATCCACCAGAGTAAGTATGTTTCAAAATTGAATGTTAACCGATGGATGGCTATTGTGTTTTATTCACGGTATTGACCAGGCATGGGATATTCAGTATctgagaaactttttcaaaactttttgtatCGAAAAACACCAAGGTACCCCCAAGACATTTTCGGTACATcttctaactaaaaaaaatttgataaataatcCGCATAGTAGTCAGTAAACCagtttgtagtctatagtctagtctgaggtctagtctatagtctagtctacagtctagtctatagtctagtctatagtctagtctatagtctagtccatagtctagtctatagtctagtctatagtctagtctatagtctagtctatagtctagtctatagtctagtctatagtctagtctatagtctagtctatactctagtctatattctagtctatagtttagtctatagtctagtttatagtttagtctatagtatagtttatagtctagtctatagtctagtatagtatattaatttttaattgtttattaactcaaaaacaaatttttccatGCCTGGTAttaactatagttttgactatggaTATGTCCATTGTCTTGAATATAGTCCAATTATgactataatattaaatatagttcagactaaaatGTCTGTCTTTTCTAAGTCTTCATCTCAATATAGTCTTTTACAGTTATaactatagtattttctatattgTTTACGGTTCTAACTATATGCCTGTCCTGACTATGATCTATTTCCATTCATAGTTCCGGGCTATAATCTAATATAGTCTGAACGATAATCTTgtttacagtcttgactatagacttatctacgGTCCTGACTTTAGTTCgcactatagtatggactagttttgtttattgttcatactatagactttagttcatactatagactcatctcaagttcagattatagtactgatttgtttgtaatttagaCTATAATCTTATTAACAGTTTCATTGTAATTGTATTTGTATTCGTTCTAATTTCAAGCAGAGATGCTGAAGGAGAACTGTCATTGTGTGCGGGTGATTATCTATTAGTATGGACCAGTGGTGAACCACAAGGCGGTTATTTAGATGCCGAATTACTAGATGGTAGACGTGGCCTGGTGCCAGCTTCATTTGTACAGCGTTTAATAGGTAAAAGTTGGCTTAAtctgaattaaatacaaaacaattcaaatattattttttttacttacacAGGTGATGATCTTTTGGAATTTCATCAAGCCGTCTTATCCACTTTGCGTGATGCCGAAGATGGTTCTATGCAATGTGATTCAACATCATTGCCTTCATTGCCACCGCACAATCCATTGCTCACCCACACCCAAGAGGATTTAGCTAGATTAAGTGAAACTCATACTGATCTGGAACACGATCAAGATGATATTAGTGATAATGGTGAGTAATTATGGACGATTTTCTTGGACAccattaattgtttaatattttaaatgtgattttatgtttaacactttacaatttgtttttgcaaaaaaagtaagcattttatttgttttttgaataattattttactatCCATTTTGAGCATTTTAGGCTTGGAAGCCTTTAAAGCTAGATAAATTTCATAACATTCAAGTAGTTTCAAAACTAGATTCTAATTTTTCAATGCAACTAACTGTAATTTGTTTATGGTTTTTCAAACAGTTCCAGCTCCAAAGCATTTGACATTGGAAAGACAACTGAATAAGAGTGTTTTAATCGGTTGGTCACCACCTGAACCCCTGGGCTATAATTTAATTGACAGTTATCATGTCTATGTCGATGGAGTGCTCAAAGTTACTGTTAAAGCAAATGAACGCACACGTGCTCTTATCGAGGGTGTGGACTCTAATAGAGTAAGTTTAGATTTAGAATCATTCTTTTAAGAATAACATGTATTTATCTATCGCATTTCCTTGCCGCTACAGCCTCATCGCATTAGTGTACGTAGTGTAGCACAAAATCGCCAACAATCTCGAGATGCTGCTTGTACTATGATCATTGGTCGTGACACTTCACATTTGGGTCCATCGTCTGTGCGTGCTACGCATATAACGTGTTCATCGGCTGTCATCACATGGCTGCCAGCCAATTCCAATCATCAGCATGTAGTTTGTGTAAATAATGTCGAAGTACGCACCGTAAAACCGGGTGTCTATCGCCACACAATAACCGGTTTGGCACCCAGTACTCAATATCGAGTCACAGTACGAGCCAAACATTTGCGGGCACCTGGTGGTCATCAGCCACCAGGACGTCCTCAAGAGGAGGCTCCCGGAGCATATGCAGATTTCCGTACACTCACAAAAGGGTTGCCTGATCCTCCACAGGTTATATTCTACatgatatatatattttatgaaatttaatttaaattgttgctgttgttgttttctaacAGGATATACAACTTGAGGCTGGTCCTCAGGATGGTACCATTCTAGTGACATGGCAGCCAGTTAATAGGCCCACCTCATCGGGGCCTGTAACCGGCTATTCTGTGTACGCTGATGGTAAAAAGGTAACCGATATCAATTCACCTACGGGAGATCATGCGCTCATCGATATTGGTAAATTGGGTACATTTAATCCCAGAGCCGTAACTATACGTACTAAATCCCGTGAAGCACAATCGGCCGATAGTGCACCCATATTAATACCaagtaagttttaaattttttaaacccttaaaaattttatattaaaaatgtccattttgttttttgcagatTCTGTTCGTAGTGCTGTAGGTAGAAGGGGACCAAATCAAATGGGTATGGGCATGGGTCAACACTTACCCCAGGGACCTCACGGTCCCATGGGCATGCAACAGCAACAGCATATGATGGGTCACCAGGATCCCAATCAATATGATCCCAATCaaatgcagcagcaacaacagccgGGCATGCAACAACAACCCGGcatgcagcagcaacaacagcccGGTCAACAGCAGGGTCAGCAGGGCCAACAGGTATGTGTCGTATTTCGCAGTcttcaaacatttataaattatataaaaaaagaaaacatacattTCTATACCAGCTCAAAATATACccgttcttttttaattttggattttttgtttCAAGTGTTCATTAAATACACTGTAAAATATTCTTTCTACTAACTTTTAACAGTCTCtaacaaaagaacaaaaacagcaaatatttctttttataacatttttattatactaaAAATCAACTTTTACACATGTTTTACTTTCATTCTGGCAACTCTGTACATAATAAATACACtgcaaaaaaagcaaaactttCTCTTTAACAGAAAACTAAAACACATGTTGTGTCTGAAAAAAAGTCTAAtgtctttttattaaacaacaacatcaacaacagccacaacaacaaaacacacactCTCACATCTTTATCTACTCTACaacaaatattgtaatttattttgctTGCACCTTCTTATGAAATTCtttccgatttaaaatattttatataaatcacacacgatttttttctctctaaacGTTTAAGTTCAAAATGATTTCATTTGCATTTATGggttacttttttaattttgttcacaACATTTCAAACTCTACTACTTTTTCTACTCTGCTCTACTACTATTTACTCTTTGCAAGAATtcttctaaacatttttaatctaTGAAAATTTAAGAGAATATATATgagagaaaaatttaagaaactttGAGTAGTTTGATCCTTGTCGAAACTTTTTATCAAACCGCGGTTTAAGCCTGTATacaagtctatatataaaaaattgtaaacaataatcAGCTGTGCTAGTGATGTTATCTTGTATTCTGTACACCCTGGACCAAACTGTgatattttataagattttatataattaagtttaaCATTTAGCAGAGACTTATAGCACTATTTTCTCAAACTACTGGTTGtcaaatttcatatataaatcattttatgaattcgccgcaaaatgaaataaattcacCTTATTATCTATTCACCTTGCTCTATGCCAAACTATATTGACAATTTTATGTGAGTGCATATAGTGTTCCGGGAGAACATGTGTATTTAAGCTGGATATTAGCTTGAACCTATATTGtccaattaaaatattattgggAAAAATCAGTCATAAAGTTTTCTCCAACAAGGTGTTAATGGCAAAAGCAAACTAACTTTTAAGAGACAAGTTTTCGAACATTtctagatcgttttagaataTTACAAGAACACTTGTTCAAAAATAGCTAACTGTGCAAACCTCATTTGGGTTTATTATTATCcctttatgttaaaataatcaTGAACCGGTTATATAGATTTGGATACATCCTCGATATATCCTTTTGCGTTTCTATCATCAAAAGGCTGACAATAGACGTTCTTTGTTAGATCGTCTAATACTATAATAAGAAGCCTGGCTTAGAAACAGCCAATTCTCACGTTTGTAAACCTTTATCTTGTAAACCAGTGTTACTCCAAAACTAAACTTGATATCATTTAGACACTAGACAGAGATTCGATGGTAGATTTCTATATCAGTATAGATTCAATATGTTCCGCATAACCTTTTGTACTTTTATCTTTAGGACGTATACTGCTAATAAGAGACTGACGAATTGGCAAATTGCAAGAACCCTGGATAACAGTGTAAACCTCAATTGGGGCTATAATTGGTCCCTTTATGTTA
This genomic window contains:
- the LOC111675456 gene encoding uncharacterized protein LOC111675456 isoform X7, with protein sequence MPYETMHHSQQHHHQTSTANGMFDSLSLQLRDAETRRSEIERAHQETLAQIRNLSSSGGRQDIEAIENLQSRARELEKKAALENVHCEELQIELSAAMKSKSSRSSGVTNVGQNIVSSATATSGTSTSVTWAPTIGHHGHHDDQGSEIDIIMAKIEQDNRVLAELENPRTSAGHSSMPTSSILNTTNSEFKTISKTELEEELNRYKRAVLGGSSGMSGTVGSSAYTGYSSALTSTLSNGGGGVSGTGTTGVVSSHSGTTSSGHGPGLTSISALVPNSIGGISSSLSSHAITAASAYGAAGSGAGTSAVDKLLSGTSGITGIPPLPVNIHTMKSMPSALSQRGTIQLYNLQSTTMPILSLNSHNIPTGTSSYSALGLSGTGAGAGVPPLGASLTHPTLGLDTGTLLGTTGLSGLGTGLAGTASLYGLGSGVGGIGAGLPSTFGPPPPSYLDIGSTASYPFTSAAIRNATKMKMLDEIDIPLARYGNRSSPCSPIPPSTWGLDEFPDSMSASMMHSRGGLALGPMDMESRNHNLNGVSEPQVDMLDIPGKGRCCVFIARFPYDPPDRDAEGELSLCAGDYLLVWTSGEPQGGYLDAELLDGRRGLVPASFVQRLIGDDLLEFHQAVLSTLRDAEDGSMQCDSTSLPSLPPHNPLLTHTQEDLARLSETHTDLEHDQDDISDNVPAPKHLTLERQLNKSVLIGWSPPEPLGYNLIDSYHVYVDGVLKVTVKANERTRALIEGVDSNRPHRISVRSVAQNRQQSRDAACTMIIGRDTSHLGPSSVRATHITCSSAVITWLPANSNHQHVVCVNNVEVRTVKPGVYRHTITGLAPSTQYRVTVRAKHLRAPGGHQPPGRPQEEAPGAYADFRTLTKGLPDPPQDIQLEAGPQDGTILVTWQPVNRPTSSGPVTGYSVYADGKKVTDINSPTGDHALIDIGKLGTFNPRAVTIRTKSREAQSADSAPILIPNSVRSAVGRRGPNQMGMGMGQHLPQGPHGPMGMQQQQHMMGHQDPNQYDPNQMQQQQQPGMQQQPGMQQQQQPGQQQGQQGQQAEGSTGVLGGLFGGLFSKQTPQTQTQTQANQNINGYPPGQQQQRMMRPPGVQGMQQQQQQPYGPQGPMGPQQRFPGQRGPAPPGQMQPGGPMQQGMMPGQTQPGMQPGGMQGQMQGAMGLRGPMSQQQQMQQQQQQQQMQQGQMMPGQQGLTPQQQQQQQQQQQQQQQMAAAAQKKPRYFVAMFDYDPSTMSPNPDGCDEELPFQEGDTIKVYGDKDADGFYWGELRGRRGYVPHNMVTEVDDGTGQMGQMGGQMPQQPGGGTGQVMPGQVGTQQSMRNVSRDRWGDIYANMPVKRMIALYDYDPQELSPNVDAERKAASSGGRGGLFGGIFNNILPTFTQDTSTSRWQVELSFKTGEIILVYGDMDEDGFYMGELDGVRGLVPSNFLAEAPDTYSNQMMPGGGPAGRGGLASQRGRGQGPGARGPPPPPRDNMMPGMAGPRGPQGKNARPASPTLLDNTGHPAPDHQTQGMIGRGGNVAGMQQQQQPYGQQQTQMGQQQQQQQQLQQQQQMGGMGQMGQMGQQGMMGQQQPMGQQGQQQMNQMGQQMGQMGMMGQQQQQPGQQMGQMGMMGQPQQQQQQQQQQQPPPVSQPSGGLLSGATSLLSGATSAATGGLFGSKQPPKQDPMQPQGGAQPTQQTSTGLGGLFGGGQQQQQQQQQQQQQQPQQQQQQQQQPQVPPQGQQPPPQSQGPGAGLLGGLKGIAAAAPGGDVLSKGKDLFGKFGFGFGK